The Phyllostomus discolor isolate MPI-MPIP mPhyDis1 chromosome 4, mPhyDis1.pri.v3, whole genome shotgun sequence genome window below encodes:
- the HDAC2 gene encoding histone deacetylase 2, with translation MAYSQGGGKKKVCYYYDGDIGNYYYGQGHPMKPHRIRMTHNLLLNYGLYRKMEIYRPHKATAEEMTKYHSDEYIKFLRSIRPDNMSEYSKQMQRFNVGEDCPVFDGLFEFCQLSTGGSVAGAVKLNRQQTDMAVNWAGGLHHAKKSEASGFCYVNDIVLAILELLKYHQRVLYIDIDIHHGDGVEEAFYTTDRVMTVSFHKYGEYFPGTGDLRDIGAGKGKYYAVNFPMRDGIDDESYGQIFKPIISKVMEMYQPSAVVLQCGADSLSGDRLGCFNLTVKGHAKCVEVVKTFNLPLLMLGGGGYTIRNVARCWTYETAVALDCEIPNELPYNDYFEYFGPDFKLHISPSNMTNQNTPEYMEKIKQRLFENLRMLPHAPGVQMQAIPEDAVHEDSGDEDGEDPDKRISIRASDKRIACDEEFSDSEDEGEGGRRNVADHKKGAKKARIEEDKKETEDKKADVKEEDKSKDNSGEKTDTKGAKSEQLSNP, from the exons ATGGCGTACAGTCAGGGAGGCGGCAAAAAGAAAGTCTGCTACTACTACGATG gtGATATTGGAAATTATTACTATGGGCAGGGCCATCCTATGAAACCTCATAGAATCCGTATGACCCATAACTTGCTGCTAAATTATGGCTtatatagaaaaatggaaatatat agGCCTCATAAAGCCACTGCGGAAGAAATGACAAAATACCACAGTGATGAGTACATCAAATTTCTACGTTCAATAAGACCAGATAACATGTCTGAGTATAGTAAGCAGATGCAGAGAT TTAACGTTGGAGAAGATTGTCCAGTGTTTGATGGACTCTTTGAGTTTTGTCAGCTCTCaactggtggctcagttg CTGGAGCTGTGAAGTTAAACCGACAACAAACTGATATGGCTGTTAATTGGGCTGGAGGATTGCATCATGCTAAGAAATCAGAAGCATCAGGATTCTGTTATGTTAATGATATTGTGCTTGCCATCCTTGAATTACTAAA gtatcaTCAGAGAGTCTTATATATTGATATTGATATCCACCATGGTGATGGTGTTGAAGAAGCCTTTTACACAACAGATCGTGTAATGACTGTATCATTCCATAAATATGGGGAGTACTTCCCTGGGACAGGGGACTTAAGG GATATTGGTGCAGGAAAAGGCAAATACTACGCTGTCAACTTCCCAATGAGAGATGGTATAGATGATGAGTCATATGGGCAGATATTTAAGCCT ATTATCTCAAAAGTAATGGAGATGTATCAACCTAGTGCTGTGGTGTTACAGTGTGGTGCAGACTCACTATCTGGTGATCGACTTGGTTGCTTCAATCTGACAGTTAAAG GTCATGCTAAATGTGTAGAAGTTGTAAAAACTTTCAATTTACCATTACTGATGCTTGGAGGGGGTGGATACACAATTCGTAACGTCGCTCGCTGTTGGACTTACGAAACTGCAGTTGCCCTTGATTGTGAGATTCCCAATG aatTGCCATATAATGATTACTTTGAGTATTTTGGACCAGACTTCAAACTGCATATCAGTCCTTCAAATATGACAAACCAGAACACTCCAGAATATATGGAAAAGATAAA ACAGcgattatttgaaaatttacgCATGTTACCTCATGCACCTGGCGTCCAAATGCAAGCTATTCCAGAAGATGCTGTTCATGAAGACAGTGGAGATGAAGATGGAGAAGATCCAGATAAGAGAATTTCTA TTCGAGCATCAGACAAACGGATAGCTTGTGATGAAGAATTCTCAGATTCAGAGGATGAAGGAGAAGGAGGTCGTAGAAATGTGGCTGATCATAAGAAAGGAGCGAAGAAAGCTAGAATCGAGGAAGacaagaaggaaacagaggacaAAAAAGCAG atgttAAGGAGGAAGATAAATCCAAGGATAATAGTGGTGAAAAAACAGATACCAAAGG AGCCAAATCAGAACAGCTCAGCAACCCTTGA